The window tggctgagcggcgttcgtcagccaatcacagcctctgtaggttcggggaggaggcaccacccctcctgacgtcaggcagaggtcccctccttcccgaatccaccgtttaagtaaataaatttcactccccggggctccgggaccgcgatttcgccaggacgtactgagtacgtcatgggtcgtttagcaccatgtcaccatcacgtactcagtacgtccaaggtcgttaaggggttaagtgaggtgcagtaccctgtggcgactgaagcctcaggggcaccacacctgcCCTTGCTGGTGCGGTGCCAACCTCACAGCAAGAGTGTGCAACCAGGGTGGGTGCCCCCTTGCACCACAGCAGCCATGCAGACGTGACTCCATTTTTAACCCCATGACTATGGGCTTAATATATTTGTCTAAAATATTTTGTTTAACTTGTAATTACAGATATCACAGATGTGTCTCACCTAATAATGTGTATTTACATTCAGATTGATGTTCTGAAAGCAGACATGGAAAGCGCAGAGTGGAAGATCTTGGAAAACCTCATTCTAGAGGGCGTCATGGAGCAAATTGGACAGCTGGTCTTGGAGATCCACCTCCACTGGCCTGGATTCGAAGTCAGTGGAAATGACAGCAGTGTTGTCAGGTACTGGTACAGCTTGTTCAAAGAGCTTGAGCACAAGGACTTTAAACTTTTCTACTCATTCAAGGACTTATCGAAACCACAAATGTTCCTTAAGAAAGAGGTTTTTAATGCAAGTAGTTGCTATATACTGAGCTGGGTAAATACCAGGTGGACATGATATACAAAGATATTGGAAGACATGCACAGAATTAAACTTGTTCTCATTGTGCTGCTTGATGAAGGAAAA is drawn from Anomaloglossus baeobatrachus isolate aAnoBae1 chromosome 3, aAnoBae1.hap1, whole genome shotgun sequence and contains these coding sequences:
- the METTL24 gene encoding putative methyltransferase-like protein 24 isoform X3; this translates as MASGGCEVHRFDPGIPSAHIHEAERLWHHRLSVDWRDPNPAIAPHRLHSNTKKLKTILNDFGHWKIDVLKADMESAEWKILENLILEGVMEQIGQLVLEIHLHWPGFEVSGNDSSVVRYWYSLFKELEHKDFKLFYSFKDLSKPQMFLKKEVFNASSCYILSWVNTRWT